A window from Triplophysa dalaica isolate WHDGS20190420 chromosome 3, ASM1584641v1, whole genome shotgun sequence encodes these proteins:
- the LOC130418535 gene encoding sporozoite surface protein 2-like, giving the protein MDNHSGIEKLCYSVATLMRHQEPPDVTDNSQLNLQKPDETLDNSQMNLQKTNDVMDNNLVNLQKTGVMDNSPVNCLKPDEVIDSHPVNLKKTHDFIDNPPVNLQNTDNAIGRPTVNHQKTDDAMDSPPVNPQKTDNAIDSPPVNPQKPDEIMDSTRGNLQKTDDAMGSSPLNLRKIDEVMDSRKVNLQKTDDAMGSSQLNLRKIDEVMDSRKVNLQKPDDAIDNPSLSLQKPDKVIDNLPLNRPQVNPKKTDDATDSAPGNIRKPDDATDSPPVNLQKPDEIMSSLAGNLQKTDDAMGSSPLKLWKMDEVMDSRKVNLQKPDDVIDNNSQSLQKPDTVIDNLPPNLQNTDDAMGRTQVNPEKTDDAIDSPPVNPQKPDETMDSPRGSLLKPDKVIDNLPLNLQNKDDAMGHPQVNPEKTDDAIESVPVNIQKPDDATDSPPVNLRKPDKIIDSPRGNLQKPDKVIDNLPLNLQNKDDAMGRPQVNPEKTDDSMDSAPGNLQKTDDAMGSSPVNIQKPDDATDSPPVNLRKPDEIMSSLAGNLQKTDNAMGSSPLKLRKIDEVMDSRKVNLQKPDDVLDNPSQSLQKPDKVIDNLPLNLQNTDDAMGRPQVNPAKTDDAIESAPLKLRKIDEVMDSRKMNLQKPDDVLDNPSKSLQKPDKVIDNLPLNLPNTDDAMGRPQVNPAKTDDAIESAPGNLQKTVDAMGSSPVNLRKPDDATDSPPLNLQKPVEIIESPAVNLHKTYDFIDISSVIPQKPDNVMDNLPVNLQIPEDVMDHSQVNLQNKGFVINNPPLQCHAETFGAASTHNSSNAFQHSQSRSSHSRCDRTRSPSRLFTKRPSKRELWGRVLYMPAGVNLEEPAEVMGNPSVNLKKKKNCRGQSSTKSSKN; this is encoded by the coding sequence ATGGACAATCATTCAGGAATTGAAAAACTATGTTATTCAGTGGCGACTTTAATGAGACATCAAGAACCACCTGATGTCACTGACAATTCTCAATTGAATCTTCAAAAACCAGATGAAACCTTGGACAATTCTCAAATGAACCtccaaaaaacaaatgatgtcatGGACAATAACTTGGTGAATCTTCAAAAAACGGGTGTCATGGACAATTCTCCAGTGAATTGTCTAAAACCAGATGAAGTCATTGACAGTCATCCAGtgaatcttaaaaaaacacatgatttcATAGATAATCCTCCAGTGAATCTTCAAAACACAGATAATGCCATAGGCCGTCCTACAGTGAATCATCAAAAAACAGATGATGCCATGGATAGTCCTCCAGTGAATCCTCAAAAAACTGATAATGCCATTGACAGTCCTCCGGTGAATCCCCAAAAACCAGATGAAATCATGGACAGTACTAGAGGGAATCTTCAAAAAACAGATGATGCGATGGGAAGTTCTCCATTGAACCTTCGAAAAATAGATGAAGTCATGGACAGTCGTAAAGTGAATCTTCAAAAAACAGATGATGCAATGGGAAGTTCTCAATTGAACCTTCGAAAAATAGATGAAGTCATGGACAGTCGTAAAGTGAATCTTCAAAAACCAGATGATGCTATAGACAATCCTTCACTAAGTCTTCAAAAACCAGATAAAGTTATAGATAATCTTCCACTGAATCGTCCTCAAGTGAATCCTAAAAAAACAGATGATGCTACGGACAGTGCTCCAGGAAACATTCGAAAACCAGATGATGCCACGGACAGTCCTCCAGTTAATCTTCAAAAACCAGATGAAATCATGAGCAGTCTTGCAGGGAATCTTCAAAAAACAGATGATGCAATGGGCAGTTCTCCATTGAAGCTTTGGAAAATGGATGAAGTCATGGACAGTCGTAAAGTGAATCTTCAAAAACCAGATGATGTTATAGACAATAATTCACAAAGTCTTCAAAAACCAGATACAGTTATAGATAATCTTCCACCGAATCTACAAAACACAGATGATGCCATGGGCCGTACTCAAGTGAATCCAGAAAAAACAGATGATGCCATTGACAGTCCTCCAGTGAATCCCCAAAAACCGGATGAAACCATGGACAGTCCTAGAGGGAGTCTTCTAAAACCAGATAAAGTTATAGATAATCTTCCCCTGAATCTTCAAAACAAAGATGATGCCATGGGCCATCCTCAAGTGAATCCTGAAAAAACAGATGATGCCATAGAAAGTGTTCCAGTGAACATTCAAAAACCAGATGATGCCACGGATAGTCCTCCAGTTAATCTTCGAAAACCAGATAAAATCATAGACAGTCCAAGAGGGAATCTTCAAAAACCAGATAAAGTTATAGATAATCTTCCCTTGAATCTTCAAAACAAAGATGATGCCATGGGCCGTCCTCAAGTGAATCCTGAAAAAACAGATGATTCCATGGACAGTGCTCCAGGAAACCTTCAAAAAACAGATGATGCAATGGGCAGTTCTCCAGTGAACATTCAAAAACCAGATGATGCCACGGACAGTCCTCCAGTTAATCTTCGAAAACCAGATGAAATCATGAGCAGTCTTGCAGGGAATCTTCAAAAAACAGATAATGCAATGGGCAGTTCTCCATTGAAGCTTCGGAAAATAGACGAAGTCATGGACAGTCGTAAAGTGAATCTTCAAAAACCAGATGATGTTCTTGACAATCCTTCACAAAGTCTTCAAAAACCAGATAAAGTTATAGATAATCTTCCACTGAATCTACAAAACACAGATGATGCCATGGGCCGTCCTCAAGTGAATCCTGCAAAAACAGATGATGCCATAGAAAGTGCTCCATTGAAGCTTCGGAAAATAGATGAAGTCATGGACAGTCGTAAAATGAATCTTCAAAAACCAGATGATGTTCTTGACAATCCTTCAAAAAGTCTTCAAAAACCAGATAAAGTTATAGATAATCTTCCACTGAATCTGCCAAACACAGATGATGCCATGGGCCGTCCTCAAGTGAATCCTGCAAAAACAGATGATGCCATAGAAAGTGCTCCAGGAAACCTTCAAAAAACAGTTGATGCAATGGGCAGTTCTCCAGTAAATCTTCGAAAACCAGATGATGCCACGGACAGTCCTCCACTTAATCTTCAAAAACCAGTTGAAATCATTGAAAGTCCTGCAGTGAATCTTCATAAAACATATGATTTCATTGACATTTCTTCAGTAATTCCCCAGAAACCAGATAATGTCATGGACAATCTTCCAGTGAATCTTCAAATACCAGAAGATGTCATGGACCATTCTCAAGTGAATCTCCAAAATAAAGGATTTGTCATAAACAACCCTCCATTGCAGTGCCATGCAGAGACCTTTGGAGCAGCAAGTACTCATAACTCTTCAAATGCGTTCCAGCATTCGCAATCACGTTCTTCGCACTCGCGTTGTGACAGGACACGCTCACCTTCCCGTCTGTTCACAAAAAGACCATCAAAAAGGGAGCTTTGGGGAAGGGTTCTGTACATGCCTGCTGGAGTGAATCTTGAAGAACCAGCTGAGGTCATGGGAAATCCTTCagtaaatcttaaaaaaaaaaaaaattgtcgtGGGCAATCCTCCACTAAATCTTCAAAGAATTGA